The sequence CAGGCGGTCGCCGAGAAGGAGGAAGGCGAACGCGGGCGAGAGGATCGGGTTGAGGCCGTACATCACCGACGCCGCTGCGGGCGTGATCGTCTGCTGGCCGAGAAAGAGGAGGCCGTTGTTCGCGGCGACGATGGTCACCGCGCCGACGGCGAGGCCGGCCACGTCCGCGCGGGACCGCGGCCGCCAGTCGGTGTGGCGCCATGCGGCGTAGCCGAGAAGGATTGGCGCCGCCAGGTCGAACCGGAGGGCGGCGAAAAAGACCGGCGGGAGAGCGCCCAGACCGGCCTTAATCGCGACGAACGAGCAGCCGAACAACACGCTGAGGAGGACGAACAGACCGACGTTTCGGTAGCGACCGACGGGCACGGTCGACGTTCTCCCCGGCGGTAGATGGGCGTGTCGGTTCGATGCGGTCCGAGGCGTTAACACCGCCGCGACGCTGACTCAAGACGTGAGCGACGACCGCGAGCGGTGGAACGAGACGTACCGCACCGACGAGGAGTTCGAGTTACCCGACGACCCGATACCGGCGCTCCAGTCCCGGATCGAGACGCTCCCGGCGGGTCGCGCACTCGACGTGGCGACCGGCACCGGACGGAACGCGCTGTTCCTGGCCGAGACGGGCTACGATGTCGACGCGGTCGATGTCTCCGACGCGGCTCTCGAACGCGCGGAGCGGGCCGGGGAGGCGCGCGGCGTCGACGTGAACTGGATCCGCTCGGACATCGCCGACTTCGCGTTCGAGGAGTCGGCCTACGACGTCATCGCGGTGAGTTTCTTCGCTGCGCTGGATCGCCTGCCCGACATCAAGGAGGCGCTGGCGCCGGGTGGCGTCCTCGTCTACGAACACCATCTGCGGTCGAGCGACCCAATCGACATGGGGCCGTCGACCGACCGCTACCGGTTCCGCGCGAACGACCTGCTGCGGGCGTGTCTCGACCTGACGATCCTGGACTATCGGGAGCGGACGCGCACCGACGACGAGGGGCGGACGCTCGCGGTCGCGACGCTCGTCGGGCGCAACTCGACGGGTGGGCGGCAGTCGTATCCGCCGGAGGAGTGAGTCCGGGCGCGACGACCGCTCTCGGTTGCTGGGGTTCTCAGGCCGCCTGTTCGGCCGACAGTGCCTCGTCGGCCTGCGCGGCCTCGTGCTGCACGAGATACGCGCGGTCGTCGGCAAATTCGGCGGCCGACGAGAGCGCGCGCTCGGTACCGATCTGTCGGAGCGCCCACGCGGCGGCGGCGCGGACCTCGTCGCTCTCGTCGTCGGCCAGCACGTCGGCGAGCGGGTCGATGGCGCGCGTGTCGCCGATGAGGCCGAGTGCGCGAGCGGCGTGTGGCCGAATCTGGTCGTTCTCTGCGGCGAGGCGCTCCGCGACGGCGGGCGTCGCTTCCTCGCTCCCGATTTCGCCGAGCGCCTTGAGCGTCACCTTCTGGAGCCCGGGGTCGCCGTCGCCTTCGATGTACTCCACGAGCGTGTCGACGGCCTCCTCGGCGCCCATCTTCCCGAGCGCCTTGATACCGGGCTTGTCGCGCTTGCCGGCGCGCTGGTGCATGGCGTCGAAGGCCTCCTCGTCGTTCATCCGGGTGATGGCTTCGAGGCAGTGGCGCTCCATGAAGTCCGACTGGAAACTGTCGAGCGCGAGCAACACCATCTCGACGTTGCCGCGCTGTTCCCACTCCTTGAGCGCGGCCCACTCGGGCGGGTAGTCCTTGTAGTGGCCGAGTACGTCGTAGAACCCCTCTGCGCGGAGCTGTTCGTGGGTTTCCAGATCGTCCCATTCTTCGGCTTCCTCGAGGCCGGACTCCAGCGCGTCGGCGGCGTCGAGCAGCGTCTCGATCGTTTCGGCGTCCTCGTCGGGATCGAGACCGGCATCCGCAACAGCCTCGGCGACGGCGTCGAGGGCGTCCGCGTCGTCGCCCGAAATGTCGGCGGCGAGCGTTTCGCTCGCACTGTCGACGAAGTCGGCGACGGCCGTCGCGGCCCCGCCCTCGCCGTCCTCGGTCCAGCGGGTGTCTGTCAGCGTCTCGCTCGCGCTCTCGATGGCGTCGACGACATCGGACGCGTACGGCCCGCGCGCGGCTTCGAGGTCGGCCCGGAGGTCGTCGAGGCGGTCGGTGAGTTCCTCGCGGGGATCGGGGTCGTCCTCGTCTTCGTCCTCGGGGGCTGGCAAGTCGGCGGCCTCGAGGTCCTCGGCGATGTCGTCCAGCCGCTCCTCGACCGCGTCGAGGTCGTCTTCGGTCTCGGCAGCCTCCAGCGCCTCTGCGGCGTCGTCGAGGCGGGAGTCGAGGGTCTCGGCCGGAAGGTCTGTCTCGTCGTCCCCGTCGGTCATACGGGCATGTTCCGTGTGACGCTCAAAAGAGCGTTTCCATTCGCCGGGCGCGGGGAAACTGGTTATCCCCGGCATCCATTAGTCCGGCTGCTCTACGATAGCCGTATGGCACCCGTTTCGGTCACCCGCTCGGCCCTCATCACGGTCGTGATCGGTCTTCTCGTCGCTGGGACCGTCGCGAGCGTCGGCGTCGCCGTCGAAGAACCGCGAGACGAACCCGCCGACACGAGCCCACCCGTTCGCGTCTACGTCAGTGAAACGCTCGACATCTCCGACGCCCAACTCACGGGCGGCGGCACGGTCGGCACGGACGAGACGACGTTCGTCTCGATACACGGCGACGAGGTGTTCAGCGTCGCTCCCGCAGACGCCGATTTCGACGGCATCGACCCCGGATCGTACGACGCCGACGGGGACGACGAAGCCGATTTGCTCGTCGTGCGCCCGCGAGTCACCGAGTTCGAGGTGCGCAACGAGCGAGGCGTCAACATCAAAGGCGACACGGTCGACGCGAACGACTTCGAGGAAGTGACGATCAGGGTCGAGTACAACTTCGCCGAGGCGGACCGCCTCGACGTGACCGTAGAGTCGCCGGATGGCGTCGACCTCGCTGGGAACCGCCGTCTCACCGAGAGCGGCGATAGCGTCACCGTCGACACGAGCGGTGCCGACTCCGGAACCTATCGTATCGCCGTCGAGGGGAGCAACATCGAGGCCGGCGCCGCGACGACGACCGTGACCGTCGCGGGTGGGCGAACGGCGACCGCAACGGCGACGGCAACCGCAACGGCGACGGCGACCGCAACGGCGACGGCGACGCCCACTGCTACGACGACGCCCACGCCGACCCCCACCGCGACGCCCACGGCGTCCCCGACTCCGACTGTGACGCCCACGGCGACGCCGACGGGGACTCCGACGCCGACGGAATCGTCCGGCTCCGGGTTCGGCGTCGTCGTCGCCGTCGTGACCCTGCTGGTCGCGGCGCTGGTGACCGTTCGCCGTGACTGATATCGCTGTGGGACCGACAGTATATGCCCCTCGGTCCCGAACAGTCGTGCATGTCGAACCGCGACGACGAGGAGTTGGCGGTCCTGCTCGCCGACCTGGAACGGACGCTGACGGATCTGCGGGCCGCCATCGACGAGGATGTCCGCCAGCGACGGGCGCGACCGCCGACGCCCGGTGAACTCCTCCGGTTCACCGAGTCACACACGATCCCGACGCTCATCGCGTTGCTCGAAGCGACGGTGCGGTCGCTGGAACTCCTCCGGGCGCTGCTCCGCCTGGCCGGTCCCGGGTCCCAGCGATCGAGCCCCGAGACCCGTCCGCATCTTCGGGACCGACTGGCGGACGCCGACGCGCCCGACACCGAGACGCTCCGCGACGCCCTGGCCGATCTGCGCACGGCGTTGACGGGCGCGGACCTCCCCGAAGACTCCGCAGCTGGATCGGTGCTCGCGGACGCGCAGGACCTGACGGCGGAAATCGACGACCGCTTGGCGGAAGCGCGCAGTGACCGAGCGGAGTCGCCGGCGGACGAGCAGCGTGATCGTCGGCGCCGGCGCTCGGCGGGGGTCGCTATCGACGTGCGCGAAGAGGGAGCGGCCGCCGAACCGGACGAGACGGACGACGAGGCGGCCGTGAACGTGGACGCCGAAC comes from Haloplanus sp. XH21 and encodes:
- a CDS encoding class I SAM-dependent methyltransferase codes for the protein MSDDRERWNETYRTDEEFELPDDPIPALQSRIETLPAGRALDVATGTGRNALFLAETGYDVDAVDVSDAALERAERAGEARGVDVNWIRSDIADFAFEESAYDVIAVSFFAALDRLPDIKEALAPGGVLVYEHHLRSSDPIDMGPSTDRYRFRANDLLRACLDLTILDYRERTRTDDEGRTLAVATLVGRNSTGGRQSYPPEE
- a CDS encoding HEAT repeat domain-containing protein, whose product is MTDGDDETDLPAETLDSRLDDAAEALEAAETEDDLDAVEERLDDIAEDLEAADLPAPEDEDEDDPDPREELTDRLDDLRADLEAARGPYASDVVDAIESASETLTDTRWTEDGEGGAATAVADFVDSASETLAADISGDDADALDAVAEAVADAGLDPDEDAETIETLLDAADALESGLEEAEEWDDLETHEQLRAEGFYDVLGHYKDYPPEWAALKEWEQRGNVEMVLLALDSFQSDFMERHCLEAITRMNDEEAFDAMHQRAGKRDKPGIKALGKMGAEEAVDTLVEYIEGDGDPGLQKVTLKALGEIGSEEATPAVAERLAAENDQIRPHAARALGLIGDTRAIDPLADVLADDESDEVRAAAAWALRQIGTERALSSAAEFADDRAYLVQHEAAQADEALSAEQAA
- a CDS encoding PGF-CTERM sorting domain-containing protein, with the translated sequence MAPVSVTRSALITVVIGLLVAGTVASVGVAVEEPRDEPADTSPPVRVYVSETLDISDAQLTGGGTVGTDETTFVSIHGDEVFSVAPADADFDGIDPGSYDADGDDEADLLVVRPRVTEFEVRNERGVNIKGDTVDANDFEEVTIRVEYNFAEADRLDVTVESPDGVDLAGNRRLTESGDSVTVDTSGADSGTYRIAVEGSNIEAGAATTTVTVAGGRTATATATATATATATATATATPTATTTPTPTPTATPTASPTPTVTPTATPTGTPTPTESSGSGFGVVVAVVTLLVAALVTVRRD
- a CDS encoding DUF7547 family protein; protein product: MSNRDDEELAVLLADLERTLTDLRAAIDEDVRQRRARPPTPGELLRFTESHTIPTLIALLEATVRSLELLRALLRLAGPGSQRSSPETRPHLRDRLADADAPDTETLRDALADLRTALTGADLPEDSAAGSVLADAQDLTAEIDDRLAEARSDRAESPADEQRDRRRRRSAGVAIDVREEGAAAEPDETDDEAAVNVDAELESIRESIESEEDEGADENGDEAGAAPE